A single window of Helicobacter macacae MIT 99-5501 DNA harbors:
- the hemJ gene encoding protoporphyrinogen oxidase HemJ gives MEILLQSLSQNYLLIKSLHIISVICWMAGLFYLPRLFVYHAENSSNADFVAVVKLQEYRLFAYIMRPAMLASVITGVLMIGSDFGIFKSGVWIHIKLLFALLLLLYHIACGILVGRLQRGSSNLSGKFFRFFNEIPTILMIVIVVCAVMKF, from the coding sequence ATGGAAATCTTACTTCAAAGCCTATCCCAAAACTACCTGCTTATCAAATCACTACACATTATTAGCGTTATTTGCTGGATGGCGGGGCTTTTTTATTTGCCTAGACTTTTTGTCTATCACGCAGAAAACTCCTCAAATGCGGATTTTGTAGCCGTAGTCAAGCTACAAGAATATCGCCTTTTTGCCTACATTATGCGACCTGCTATGCTTGCTAGCGTTATCACGGGCGTGCTTATGATTGGAAGTGATTTTGGGATTTTCAAAAGTGGTGTTTGGATACATATCAAGCTACTTTTTGCCCTGCTTTTGCTACTCTATCATATCGCTTGTGGGATTTTGGTAGGTAGATTGCAAAGGGGTAGCTCAAATCTTAGTGGCAAGTTTTTTCGCTTTTTCAATGAGATTCCAACGATTTTGATGATAGTCATCGTAGTTTGCGCTGTGATGAAATTCTAA